Genomic DNA from Shouchella patagoniensis:
TTTTCACGTAATCTTTTAATATAGACAGTTAACGTATTATCATTAACAAAATCTCCAGCCACATCCCATATCTGTTCGAGCAATTGATTCCGCGATAGAACTTGTCCCCTATGATTAGCAAAAATCATCAGTAACCGATATTCTAACGCTGTCATTGATACCTCTTGACCCGATTTGATCACTTTTCCTTCAAGCGTATGGATACGAACTGACCCAAGTTCACGTATCGAATGCTGACGCGGTTGCTTTTCATACCTTCGTAAGACAGACTTAATTCTGGATAAAAGCTCACGTATCCGAAAGGGTTTTGTTATATAATCATCAGCACCCATATCTAGACCCATTACGACATTCCCTTCATCATCAACAGCGGTTAGAAAAATAACAGGAATATCGCTTTTATCTTTCACTAATTTGCATAATTCATAACCACTTCCATCTGGCAAAGCCAAATCAAATAAGCATAAGGAAATTCGATCGATTTGATTGGCCAAAACTTCCTTTGCTGAACGTACATCTGGACATAAAACAGACTCAAACCCTTCTTGTTCGAGGGAATATTCGATCCCTGTCGCAATTGTTTGATCATCCTCAACAAGCAGTATTTTCATAACACCCATCCTTTTACGTAATCAATGGTGTTAGTTTACCATATCGCTCATCCTTCCACTAAAACGCGGGAAGTGAGTTTTTTCCAATAAATTGTTTATCAAGCGCTTCAAAGAATATTATTTGGAGGTCCAATGGAAGAGATCATTCATTATCCAGAGTAAATCGTTCATCTAGCTGAACGATCCGCTTGGATACGCTGATTGAATGGCTCATTATTTCTCACAAGGTGCAGCAAGTATAACGCTTAAAAAAACAGTGAATTGATTGACCATTGATGTTTTTAAAAACGGCCTCAGCGATCGTATCTCTGAGGCCGTTCATCTAGGTTTTGAAGAACCAAATAGAGGTCCTTTTATTGTATTCCTATATCTTTTACGTTCTAGATACGCCTACTAGAGAAGCGATCTCATGTGACTTTTTATGAG
This window encodes:
- a CDS encoding response regulator transcription factor; the encoded protein is MKILLVEDDQTIATGIEYSLEQEGFESVLCPDVRSAKEVLANQIDRISLCLFDLALPDGSGYELCKLVKDKSDIPVIFLTAVDDEGNVVMGLDMGADDYITKPFRIRELLSRIKSVLRRYEKQPRQHSIRELGSVRIHTLEGKVIKSGQEVSMTALEYRLLMIFANHRGQVLSRNQLLEQIWDVAGDFVNDNTLTVYIKRLREKLEDDPQKPTIIQTVRGRGYKVGN